TTATAGTATACGTTCATATATATAAATAAATGAAATTATTAATGATAAGTATAATATTAATAAAGATTGTCAATATATTCTTTTATCAAGACAGTATTCTTAATTTAAAAAATTAGTTATTAAGTTATAGATAAATATTCATACATTATTGATAAACTATAATTATCGTTATTGTGTTTTTTTATGACTGTGTTACGATTTTTGAACCTATAAGATGTAGCGCTATTATTTTAATAAATACTATGTCTTGATGATTAGGTTAATTATTAATTATATTTAGTCTGTTAAATATAATCAGTTGCATTAGCGATATGGTTAACATCAGCTGGTATTGTAACAGTATAAATGTTAGTTGCAAGTAATACGTTTATATATTGTATTTTAATTGAAGGAACAGTATTTCAAATATAGGTAAAAATATTTTTGATTTTTTTGTGTAATACATAATTAGTTTCAAATGACTGATTTATTTTTATGCTAATAATTGCTTCTACACGACTAACATTTTAAGTAGTTTTTTAAGATTTAGTGCAATTTTAATACTACAAAACATCATTGTCATGAGGTATATTAAATATGAAACGTGCTGTTATCACTGGTTTAGGGATTATATCAAGCATTGGAAATAATCAGAACGAAGTTTTAATTTCTTTAAAAAATGGTAGATCTGGAGTTACTTTTTCTAAAGAGTTAGAAGAATCAGGCATGCGTAGTCATATTTGGGGTGATATTAAAATTAATACATCAGGATTAATTGATCGAAAAATTTCTAGATTTATGAGTGATGCATCTATTTATACCTATTTATCTATGGAACAAGCTATAGTAGATGCTGAATTATCTGCAAGTATGATTGCTAATGATCGAACAGGATTAATTGTTGGATCTGGAGGAGGTTCGCCACGTAATCAAGTATCTGGATCTAATGGGATGCTTTCGCGCGGTTTAAGAGGGGTAGGTCCTTATATGGTGACTAAATCTATGGCTTCGGGTGTATCAGCATGTTTGGCTACTTCTTTTAAAATTCGTGGAGTTAGTTATTCTATCAGCTCTGCTTGTTCTACATCTACACATTGTATTGGCAATGCAGTTGAATTAATTCAATCAGGAAAACAATCTGTTATTTTCGCTGGAGGAGGAGAAGAATTATGTTGGGAAATGGCTTGTGAATTTGATGCTATGGGAGCGTTATCTACAAAGTACAACATGACACCGGAAAGAGCATCTCGTCCTTACGATATTCATCGAGATGGATTTGTGATTGCAGGAGGAGGAGGAATAGTTGTAATAGAAGAATTAACGCATGCTTTAAATCGTGGTGCGCATATTTACGCAGAAATTATTGGGTATGGAGCTACATCTGATGGCTGTGATATGGTCGCTCCTTCTGGAGAAGGAGCGATTCGATGCATGAAAATGGCATTAAGAGATGTTATTGATCCAATAGATTATATCAATGCGCATGGTACATCAACCCAAATAGGTGATATTAAAGAACTTTGGGCAATTCGTGAAATTTTTGGTGATCAGCATCCTGCTTTTTCTTCTACTAAATCAATGACCGGGCATTCATTAGGTGCTGCTGGAGTTCATGAGACCATTTTTACTTTATTAATGTTAAAATATAATTTTATTGCTCCCAGCATTAATATTGATCATTTAGATCCTTATATAAAGAATATGAATATTGTGATCAATAAACCTATTTACCGTAAATTAAGAACAGCTATGACTAATAGTTTTGGTTTTGGAGGAACAAATGCTACATTAGTTATGAGTAAATATTCTTAAAATATTGTTTTAAGATCGTTGATCATCTAACTCGTACTATAAATTTTGTATATTACATGTATGCAGTGTTATTGCTTATAAAAACTAATGTTTAGTGAGCGATATTGTGTTTGTTTCTATGAATTAGATTTGAGCATCATGAGTGATGTTTTGATATTTTAGAAGTTAATATTTATAGTGGAGATGTGATCGTGTGAGATTATTTATTATAGGGGCAATATTTTATTATCTTTAATATATATGTATTTTATGGTGTCATGTTTTATAAAATGTGGATTATGATGATACTTAATGTGAGTTTGTTGATTTGGATCTATATTTTTGTTTGATTTTGGTGCATAGATATGCGTTATGTAAAAAATTAAAATATGAGAAATTTATGAAAATAGATTTACAGAATTCTATGTTCATATTGTTTTTAATTTTTAAATTATATAGGATTATGAAAGGTGACTACTTTATTTATGTATAGTGCTTTGTCTGGAGAATAAATTTGAGAATTTTGGTTGATAAAGATATACCTCATATCCATAGATTATTTGGTTTACATAATGAAATAACTGTATGTGAAGGGCGTGTTATTTCTGCTAAAGATATAAGAAATATAGATATTTTGATAGTACGTTCAGTAACAAAAGTTAATCAGAAATTATTAGATGATGATTCTATAAAATTTGTAGGTACTGCAACTTCTGGAATTGATCATATTGATCAAAATTATTTAAAAAAGTATGGAATTAATTTCGTTTACGCTCCAGGAAATAATGCTATAGCAGTAGTGGAATATGTTTTTGCGGCATTATTTTGGTTAGCAGAGCGTGATAGATTTTTTTTACGTGATAAAATTATCGGAATTGTTGGAGTAGGACATATTGGTAGTTTGTTGCATGAAAGATTACATAGTTTTGGTATACATACTTTGTTGTGTGATCCTCCATTAGCAGAAAAGAATATAAGTCAATATAAACAGTCTTGGAAGTCTTTTGAAAAATTAGTTTCTGAAGCGGACATTTTAACTTTTCATACTCCTTTAATTTATGACGGAAATTATCCTACATGGCATATGGTTGACATTGATGTTTTAGAATCATTACCTTCCAATTGCATTTTAATTAATACTTCTCGAGGTTCTGTAATAGATAATAACGCGTTACTAAAAGTATTAGAAAATGGTAAAAAACTGAATGTAGTATTGGACGTATGGGAAACAGAGCCGGAGTTATCTTTACCCTTGTTATCTTACGTAGACATAGGTACTGCTCACATCGCTGGATACACTCTTGAAAGTAAAACACGGAGTATTATTCAAATATATAATGAGTATTGTAAATTTTTTAATATTTTTAATGCAGTTAATTTATTTGAGTTAGAGTCTTCTGTTATTTATTATCTGAAAGTACAGAAAAAAATAGATGAAATGTTGTTAAATAAATTGATTAAATTTGTGTATGACATACGTTGTGATGATTTTTTATTAAGGAGGTTTGCCACAGTACAAGGAGGATTTGATAAGATACGTAGATGTTATTTAGCTCGTAGGGAGTGGTCTTCATTGTGCGTAGAAACTTATGTAGATTATAATAATGAAATGCTAATTAATTTAGGCATAAGTGTGTGCTATATATGATGTTATATATATAAATACAGTTGAATATTGTTTAAATGCTAATTTTTAATTGTGTAATGTATGTTATTTGTTATGTTTATGATTTTTAAGTGATCAGGGATTTACAATAAAAGGATATTTTGTAAAAGATTATTTTTGTCTATTTGATAGAATATTTTTATGTGTTTTGTGTTACAGAGTGATAGTTATCATAGTGTTTGGATATAAAATACAATAATAATTTTTTATTAAAGAAATCATTTTTATATGAAATATTTTTTGAATTAATAAGCTAATTATATATTAGTTTCTTATAATTATAAATTGATATTATGTTTAAATTTAGTCAAATTATGATTTATATATATTAATTAGGACAAAATTATTTTGTAATATATGTATTATTACTATGGGTTTTTAAAGTATCAGTTAGATGTTATTGTTCTAATTTAGGGTTGATAGGATGTTATTAATGTTTAATATAGATGTGTTGCTATAATATAATAAAAATTGTAATGTGATGCAAAAATTGGCTTTAGGTATTGAATATGATGGTTCTTCATATTGTGGTTGGCAAAAACAGAAAGATGCACTTAGCATTCAAAGTTGTATAGAATATGCTATAAAAAAGATAACAGCTGAGCAAGTAACTATATTTTGTGCGGGGCGTACCGATTCTGGAGTACATGCATTAGGACAGGTTGTTCATTTTGAAACTTATTCTCGACGTTCAAAATCTGCTTGGACACTAGGTATTAATCATTATTTGCCATCGAGAATTTGTGTACGTTGGGCTAAATTGGTAAATAAAGATTTTCATGCTCGCTTTAGTGCGATTTCTCGTCGTTATTGTTATGTAATCTATAATGGTTATATTAGATCTGCTTTATTATTTAGCAAAACTTGGCACTATAAAAAATATTTAGATATTAACAAGATGTGTGCTGCTGCTCATTTCTTATTAGGAGAGAATGATTTTACTTCATTTTGCGCGGCAGGTTGTCAATCATCTTCAAAACGAAGAAAATTATATCATATACGTATTGTACGTTCAGGGCAATGTGTTGTAATAGATATTAAAGCAAATTCTTTTATGTATCATATGGTACGAAATATCGTAGGGAGTTTAGTAAAAGTTGGTTGCGGAGACAAACCAACAACATGGGTTTTAGAGTTGTTAAGTAATTGTAATAGATCATTAGCTGGTGTAACTGCTCCAGCTAATGGTTTGTATTTAGTAGAAGTTAAATATCCTTCATATTTTTCTATTCCTTCTTCTTTTAGAGAGGAATTGTGGCGTGTGTAAATATATTGATATTAGTATTTTTTATTTTTGTATATATGTTTTATATATTTATGTTTTAACAGAAAATAAATTATAAAATAATTGTAGTTATTTTGTAAATAGCACTTATTTACATGGAGTATTTCTGTTAGATTTTTAGAAAAATATTTTCTCTAGAATAGAGAAATAATGTTAGCATTATATTATTACGTCACTACCAATAATATTATGATTTTGTTAAGTTATATTTCGAGAGTAATATATTTCTCTTATTAAAATTTGCGTATAACGTAATATGTGTAATATTCAATATATAAATACCATGAAGTAAATATGATTTTTTAAAAATAATTTTAAAATTAAAGGTTAAAAATGAGTTGGATTGAACGAATTATTAATAAAAGCGCCATTATTCCAACCCGAAAAGTAAATATTCCAGAAGGTATATGGACTAAGTGTAACAATTGCGGGCAATTATTGTATAAAAAGGAATTAGAACGTAATTTAGAAGTGTGTCCTAAATGTGACCATCATATGGGAATTTCAGCTAGAGTACGTTTATTTTCTTTTTTAGATCAAGATAGTACATTTGAATTAGGAAGTGAATTAGAACCTAAGGATGTTTTAAAGTTTAGAGATTTAAAAAAATATAAAGATCGTCTGCTTTCAGCACAAAAAATAACGAAAGAAAAGGATGCATTAATAGTTATGCAAGGTACTTTATATGGTATGGAGATTATCGCCGCTTCTTTCGAATTTGCTTTTATTGGTGGATCAATGTCTTCTGTAGTTGGAGCTCGTTTTGTGCATGCGGTAAATCAAGCCTTAAAAATTAGGTGCCCATTAGTTTGTTTTTCTGCAAGTGGTGGCGCTCGTATGCAGGAAGCTTTGATGTCTTTAATGCAGATGGCTAGGACTAGCGCTGCGTTGGCTAATTTACGTGCGCAATGTTTACCGTATATTTCTGTTTTAACTAATCCTACTATGGGAGGGGTATCTGCTAGCTTAGCCATGTTAGGAGATTTAAATATTGCTGAGCCAAAAGCTCTTATAGGATTTGCCGGTCCTAGAGTTATTGAGCAAACAGTGCGGGAAAAGTTACCGTTAGGATTTCAACGTAGTGAATTTTTGTTA
This genomic interval from Candidatus Blochmannia sp. SNP contains the following:
- the accD gene encoding acetyl-CoA carboxylase, carboxyltransferase subunit beta, whose translation is MSWIERIINKSAIIPTRKVNIPEGIWTKCNNCGQLLYKKELERNLEVCPKCDHHMGISARVRLFSFLDQDSTFELGSELEPKDVLKFRDLKKYKDRLLSAQKITKEKDALIVMQGTLYGMEIIAASFEFAFIGGSMSSVVGARFVHAVNQALKIRCPLVCFSASGGARMQEALMSLMQMARTSAALANLRAQCLPYISVLTNPTMGGVSASLAMLGDLNIAEPKALIGFAGPRVIEQTVREKLPLGFQRSEFLLEKGSIDLIIRRPDLRLKVAGLLAKLMNKPIPKS
- the truA gene encoding tRNA pseudouridine(38-40) synthase TruA; the protein is MQKLALGIEYDGSSYCGWQKQKDALSIQSCIEYAIKKITAEQVTIFCAGRTDSGVHALGQVVHFETYSRRSKSAWTLGINHYLPSRICVRWAKLVNKDFHARFSAISRRYCYVIYNGYIRSALLFSKTWHYKKYLDINKMCAAAHFLLGENDFTSFCAAGCQSSSKRRKLYHIRIVRSGQCVVIDIKANSFMYHMVRNIVGSLVKVGCGDKPTTWVLELLSNCNRSLAGVTAPANGLYLVEVKYPSYFSIPSSFREELWRV
- a CDS encoding 4-phosphoerythronate dehydrogenase, with product MRILVDKDIPHIHRLFGLHNEITVCEGRVISAKDIRNIDILIVRSVTKVNQKLLDDDSIKFVGTATSGIDHIDQNYLKKYGINFVYAPGNNAIAVVEYVFAALFWLAERDRFFLRDKIIGIVGVGHIGSLLHERLHSFGIHTLLCDPPLAEKNISQYKQSWKSFEKLVSEADILTFHTPLIYDGNYPTWHMVDIDVLESLPSNCILINTSRGSVIDNNALLKVLENGKKLNVVLDVWETEPELSLPLLSYVDIGTAHIAGYTLESKTRSIIQIYNEYCKFFNIFNAVNLFELESSVIYYLKVQKKIDEMLLNKLIKFVYDIRCDDFLLRRFATVQGGFDKIRRCYLARREWSSLCVETYVDYNNEMLINLGISVCYI
- the fabB gene encoding beta-ketoacyl-ACP synthase I, which codes for MKRAVITGLGIISSIGNNQNEVLISLKNGRSGVTFSKELEESGMRSHIWGDIKINTSGLIDRKISRFMSDASIYTYLSMEQAIVDAELSASMIANDRTGLIVGSGGGSPRNQVSGSNGMLSRGLRGVGPYMVTKSMASGVSACLATSFKIRGVSYSISSACSTSTHCIGNAVELIQSGKQSVIFAGGGEELCWEMACEFDAMGALSTKYNMTPERASRPYDIHRDGFVIAGGGGIVVIEELTHALNRGAHIYAEIIGYGATSDGCDMVAPSGEGAIRCMKMALRDVIDPIDYINAHGTSTQIGDIKELWAIREIFGDQHPAFSSTKSMTGHSLGAAGVHETIFTLLMLKYNFIAPSINIDHLDPYIKNMNIVINKPIYRKLRTAMTNSFGFGGTNATLVMSKYS